A section of the Symphalangus syndactylus isolate Jambi chromosome 19, NHGRI_mSymSyn1-v2.1_pri, whole genome shotgun sequence genome encodes:
- the BLACAT1 gene encoding bladder cancer associated transcript 1, producing the protein MPQFTFACFCGLHGFCKMKRKKEEVHRERETAV; encoded by the coding sequence ATGCCCCAGTTCACTTTCGCCTGCTTCTGTGGTCTCCACGGCTTCTGCAaaatgaagaggaagaaggaggaagttCACAGAGAGCGGGAGACGGCGGTGTGA